One stretch of Qipengyuania gelatinilytica DNA includes these proteins:
- a CDS encoding S-(hydroxymethyl)glutathione dehydrogenase/class III alcohol dehydrogenase, producing the protein MKTRAAVAFEAKKPLEIVELDLEGPKEGEVLVEIKATGICHTDAYTLDGLDSEGLFPSVLGHEGAGIVREVGKGVTSVKPGDHVIPLYTPECRQCKMCLSGKTNLCSAIRETQGKGLMPDGTTRFSYQGKPIYHYMGCSTFSNFTVLPEIAVAKIREDAPFHTSCYIGCGVTTGVGAVVNTAQVKPGDNVVIFGLGGIGLNVIQGAKMAGADRIVGVDINPDKKSYAEHFGMTDFINPKDVKDVVATIVEMLDGGADYSFDCTGNTDVMRQALECCHKGWGTSIIIGVAEAGKTIETRPFQLVTGRNWRGTAFGGAKGRTDVPKIVDWYMDGKIQIDPMITHMLKLEEINKGFDLMHAGESIRSVVVFD; encoded by the coding sequence ATGAAGACCAGAGCTGCCGTCGCCTTCGAAGCCAAGAAACCGCTGGAGATCGTCGAACTCGATCTGGAGGGCCCGAAAGAGGGCGAAGTGCTGGTCGAGATCAAGGCGACGGGCATCTGCCACACCGATGCCTACACGCTCGACGGGCTCGACAGCGAGGGTCTGTTCCCCAGCGTGTTGGGCCACGAAGGCGCAGGCATCGTGCGCGAGGTCGGCAAGGGCGTGACCTCGGTCAAGCCGGGCGACCATGTGATCCCGCTCTACACCCCCGAATGCCGCCAATGCAAAATGTGCCTTTCCGGCAAGACCAATTTGTGCAGCGCGATCCGCGAGACGCAGGGCAAGGGCCTGATGCCCGACGGCACGACGCGCTTCAGCTATCAGGGCAAGCCGATCTACCACTACATGGGTTGTTCGACCTTCTCGAACTTCACCGTCCTGCCCGAAATCGCGGTCGCCAAGATCCGCGAGGACGCGCCGTTCCACACCAGCTGCTACATCGGCTGCGGCGTGACGACGGGTGTCGGTGCGGTAGTGAACACCGCGCAGGTCAAGCCGGGCGACAATGTGGTGATCTTCGGCCTCGGCGGGATCGGCCTCAACGTCATCCAGGGCGCGAAGATGGCGGGCGCCGACCGGATCGTGGGCGTCGACATCAACCCCGACAAGAAGAGCTATGCCGAACATTTCGGCATGACCGACTTCATCAATCCCAAGGACGTGAAGGACGTCGTCGCCACCATCGTCGAAATGCTCGACGGCGGGGCGGATTACAGCTTCGACTGCACCGGCAATACCGATGTCATGCGGCAGGCCCTGGAGTGCTGCCACAAGGGCTGGGGCACTTCGATCATCATCGGCGTGGCCGAAGCGGGCAAGACCATCGAAACGCGCCCCTTCCAGCTGGTGACGGGCCGCAACTGGCGCGGCACCGCGTTCGGCGGGGCCAAGGGCCGAACCGACGTGCCCAAGATCGTCGATTGGTACATGGACGGCAAAATCCAGATCGACCCGATGATCACGCATATGCTGAAGCTGGAAGAAATCAACAAGGGCTTCGACCTGATGCATGCGGGCGAAAGCATCCGCAGCGTGGTCGTCTTCGACTGA
- a CDS encoding cupin domain-containing protein, which produces MPAKVTLAEKFAGFSEHWAPRIVARYEGHEVRIAKLEGEFDWHSHTHDELFLCVDGELDIEFRDRTETLNPGDLLLIAAGEEHKPNAHKGEVQVLLLDPENAPNTGNEATATKAVEA; this is translated from the coding sequence ATGCCAGCCAAGGTGACCCTCGCCGAAAAATTCGCCGGTTTCAGCGAGCATTGGGCACCGCGCATCGTCGCGCGCTACGAGGGTCACGAGGTTCGCATCGCCAAGCTCGAAGGCGAATTTGATTGGCACAGCCACACCCATGACGAACTGTTCCTGTGCGTGGACGGGGAACTCGATATCGAGTTTCGCGACCGTACGGAGACCCTCAATCCCGGCGACCTGCTGCTGATCGCAGCGGGCGAGGAACACAAGCCGAATGCACACAAGGGCGAGGTGCAGGTCCTGCTGCTCGATCCCGAAAATGCGCCGAATACCGGAAACGAAGCTACTGCGACCAAAGCGGTCGAAGCATAA
- a CDS encoding VOC family protein, which yields MFSHVMLGADDIEASKKFYDACFKALGGREGQVDPKGRVIYMHNGGIFLITKPIDGQPASCGNGSTIGFAADSEAMADAWHKAGSENGGTEIEDPPGLREGAGMKLYLAYLRDPAGNKVCAMYRPG from the coding sequence ATGTTCAGTCACGTGATGCTGGGGGCCGACGATATCGAGGCCTCGAAGAAGTTCTACGACGCCTGTTTCAAGGCACTGGGCGGGCGCGAAGGGCAGGTCGATCCCAAGGGCCGCGTCATCTACATGCACAATGGCGGGATCTTCCTGATCACCAAGCCCATCGACGGCCAGCCGGCGAGCTGCGGCAATGGTTCGACCATCGGTTTCGCAGCCGACAGCGAAGCAATGGCCGATGCCTGGCACAAGGCGGGCAGCGAAAACGGCGGTACCGAGATCGAAGATCCGCCGGGTCTGCGTGAAGGCGCGGGCATGAAGCTCTACCTCGCCTACCTGCGCGACCCGGCAGGCAACAAGGTCTGCGCGATGTACCGTCCGGGCTGA
- a CDS encoding prolyl-tRNA synthetase associated domain-containing protein codes for MEALAIPFEHHEHQAVFTVEESRDIKASIPGEHTKNLFLKDAGGAFWLVTVPAEMRVDLKSLPQAIGCKRVSFGKPDDMERLLGLTPGSVTPLGAINAGAGSITVVLDRSLAEADRINVHPLRNTATIGLSGADTLQLLEHWGHAPMIADIPAQDPA; via the coding sequence TTGGAGGCGCTCGCAATCCCCTTCGAGCACCACGAACACCAGGCCGTTTTCACCGTCGAGGAAAGCCGCGACATCAAGGCGAGCATCCCCGGCGAGCATACGAAGAACCTGTTCCTGAAAGACGCAGGCGGCGCATTCTGGCTGGTCACCGTGCCCGCCGAAATGCGCGTGGACCTGAAGTCACTGCCGCAGGCCATCGGCTGCAAGCGCGTGAGCTTCGGCAAGCCCGATGACATGGAACGCCTGCTCGGACTCACGCCCGGATCGGTGACTCCGCTTGGCGCAATCAACGCCGGAGCCGGCAGCATCACCGTGGTCCTCGACCGCAGCCTTGCCGAGGCAGACCGCATCAACGTCCACCCGCTTCGCAATACCGCGACCATCGGCCTGTCCGGCGCGGACACCTTGCAGTTGCTGGAACATTGGGGACATGCGCCGATGATCGCAGACATTCCAGCACAGGACCCCGCATGA
- the fghA gene encoding S-formylglutathione hydrolase has translation MTLDYLSQNKAFGGDQFVLSHHSETTGTEMTFSVYVPPHAEGAKLPVLWYLSGLTCTHANVTEKGEYRRACAEYGVIFVAPDTSPRGDDVPDAADEYDFGKGAGFYVDAVREPWSKHYRMRSYIEDELPALIAANFPADMARQGITGHSMGGHGALTIGLRNADRFKSVSAFAPIVAPTRVPWGEKALSRYLGDDREAWAEYDAVALIENGARIDNLLVDQGTADNFLEEQLKTGLLSVACAKAGIPAEIRMQEGYDHSYYFISTFMAEHVKWHAERFA, from the coding sequence ATGACGCTCGACTACCTATCCCAGAACAAGGCTTTCGGTGGCGACCAGTTCGTCCTCTCGCACCACTCGGAGACGACGGGGACCGAGATGACCTTCTCGGTCTATGTCCCGCCGCATGCCGAGGGCGCGAAGCTGCCGGTGCTGTGGTACCTGTCGGGCCTCACCTGCACGCATGCCAATGTTACCGAAAAGGGCGAATACCGACGCGCCTGTGCCGAATACGGCGTGATCTTCGTTGCCCCCGACACAAGTCCGCGCGGTGACGACGTACCCGATGCGGCCGACGAGTACGACTTCGGCAAGGGCGCGGGCTTCTATGTCGACGCGGTCCGCGAGCCTTGGTCGAAACACTACCGCATGCGCAGCTATATCGAGGACGAATTGCCCGCGCTGATCGCAGCGAACTTCCCCGCCGACATGGCGCGCCAGGGCATCACCGGACATTCGATGGGCGGCCACGGTGCCCTCACCATCGGCTTGCGCAACGCGGACCGCTTCAAATCTGTCAGCGCCTTCGCACCCATCGTCGCACCAACCAGGGTGCCTTGGGGCGAGAAGGCCCTCTCCCGCTATCTCGGAGACGACCGCGAGGCCTGGGCCGAATATGACGCGGTCGCGCTGATCGAGAACGGTGCACGCATCGACAACCTGCTGGTCGACCAGGGCACGGCGGACAATTTCCTCGAGGAACAGCTCAAGACCGGCCTGCTATCCGTCGCCTGCGCCAAGGCCGGCATCCCCGCCGAAATCCGCATGCAGGAGGGCTACGACCACTCCTATTACTTCATCTCGACCTTCATGGCCGAGCATGTGAAGTGGCACGCGGAACGGTTTGCCTAG
- a CDS encoding STAS/SEC14 domain-containing protein → MLTITKPAADRIDIVLDGKVDADIMRKALDDLIEKSEGMTGGKMFYRITNFELPSLGAIGVEFSRLPKLFRMLGAFDKCAVLTDSDWLKKAAELEGALIPGMDIKSFDYDAVDVAEAWLDL, encoded by the coding sequence ATGCTGACTATTACCAAGCCTGCTGCCGACCGGATCGATATCGTTCTGGACGGCAAGGTCGATGCGGACATCATGCGCAAGGCGCTCGATGATCTGATCGAGAAGTCCGAAGGCATGACCGGGGGCAAGATGTTCTACCGGATCACCAATTTCGAACTGCCTTCTCTGGGCGCGATCGGCGTCGAGTTCAGCCGTCTGCCCAAGCTCTTCAGGATGCTCGGCGCGTTCGACAAATGCGCGGTGCTGACGGATTCGGACTGGCTGAAGAAAGCCGCGGAACTCGAAGGCGCGCTGATCCCGGGCATGGATATCAAGAGCTTCGACTATGACGCTGTGGACGTCGCGGAGGCGTGGCTGGATCTCTAG